One window of Tepidanaerobacter acetatoxydans Re1 genomic DNA carries:
- a CDS encoding FumA C-terminus/TtdB family hydratase beta subunit, producing MKINLPITKEIAKSFKVGDELYLTGFLYTARDAAHKRIKEAIESNGELPIELKNQTIFYTGPTPAKPGWKTGSIGPTTSSRMDPFVEIMLQHGVTAMIGKGQRADYVADLCKEYGAVYLLGIGGLSALYTKNIKSVEVVAYEDLGTESIKKLYVENLRVLVGIDTEGRILQNEEIKKYRISD from the coding sequence ATGAAAATTAATTTACCAATTACTAAGGAGATTGCAAAAAGCTTTAAGGTAGGAGATGAATTATATCTAACAGGATTTCTATATACAGCTAGGGATGCAGCCCATAAGAGAATTAAGGAAGCTATAGAATCTAATGGTGAGTTACCAATTGAATTAAAAAATCAAACAATATTCTATACTGGTCCGACACCTGCAAAACCTGGGTGGAAGACGGGTTCAATTGGTCCTACAACTAGTTCGAGAATGGATCCTTTTGTTGAAATCATGTTACAACATGGTGTAACAGCTATGATTGGTAAGGGACAAAGAGCGGATTATGTAGCTGATTTATGTAAAGAATATGGGGCTGTGTACTTATTGGGCATAGGTGGGTTATCAGCTTTATATACAAAAAACATTAAAAGCGTTGAAGTAGTTGCATATGAAGATTTAGGGACAGAGTCAATAAAGAAACTTTATGTTGAAAATTTAAGAGTGCTTGTGGGTATAGATACAGAAGGCAGAATACTACAAAATGAGGAAATAAAAAAGTATAGAATATCTGATTAA
- a CDS encoding ATP synthase subunit C, with protein sequence MYIILFIAMAISVLTVATGLVIYLMGDRIKAKRFKKLSRFSALAYAILMAVFLFFMVPSTASAAALPNPASGLGFIAAALATGLATIGAGYAVGAVGSSALGAVSEDPNILGKTLIFVGLAEGIAIYGLIVSIMILGRL encoded by the coding sequence ATGTATATAATATTATTTATTGCAATGGCTATATCAGTTTTAACTGTGGCGACAGGACTTGTTATTTACTTAATGGGAGATAGAATAAAAGCAAAAAGATTTAAGAAACTTAGCAGATTTAGTGCACTGGCTTATGCCATACTCATGGCGGTTTTTCTATTCTTTATGGTTCCGAGTACTGCAAGTGCCGCAGCTCTTCCTAATCCCGCATCGGGCTTAGGATTTATTGCAGCCGCCCTTGCTACGGGGCTTGCTACCATAGGTGCAGGTTATGCAGTAGGTGCCGTAGGTTCCTCGGCTTTAGGAGCGGTTTCCGAAGATCCGAATATACTGGGTAAAACTCTAATATTTGTAGGGCTGGCCGAAGGTATTGCAATTTATGGCTTGATTGTATCTATAATGATTCTCGGAAGATTGTAG
- a CDS encoding V-type ATP synthase subunit A — MSGQGNIIYINGPVVKADHMEDFMVREMVMVGDKKLIGEVISLEEDIGTVQVYEETSGLKMNEKIIGTGKPLSLKLGPGIIGNIFDGIERPLSEIYNSGFKFIPEGIGLISIDEKKLWHVDILVKKDDILKQDDVFAKVQETSIVTHKIMVPPGIEGKVVSVVESGDYNICDTLAVLEDSAGRRHELKMYQEWPVRTPRPVSRRMPIEKLLVTGQRVIDVFFPIAKGGTAAIPGGFGTGKTITQHQLAKWSDADIIVYVGCGERGNEMTEVLEDFPKLKDPRTGNPLMDRTVLIANTSNMPVAAREASIYTGITIAEYFRDMGYSVAIMADSTSRWAEALREIAGRLEEMPAEEGYPAYLASRLAAFYERAGYVENLNGTEGSVTIIGAVSPAGGDFSEPVTQSTKRIVGAFLALDKELAHARHFPSINWISSYSGYVSMLEEWFKEHVAPDILELRAKMMKILQEENKLMDIVKLVGEDVLPDEQRIILEIAKIIKAGYLQQNAYHAQDAYAPLVRQYKMLKVIDKLYERASSCIKKGIPISKVKDETLFSDIIMMKYNVSDDKPKVFENLNSKIDSYYDSLESMYKEGDTDESQIPKIR; from the coding sequence ATGTCAGGCCAAGGCAATATAATATATATCAACGGTCCGGTGGTAAAAGCCGATCATATGGAAGATTTTATGGTACGGGAAATGGTAATGGTCGGCGATAAAAAGCTCATAGGTGAAGTCATTTCACTAGAAGAAGATATTGGCACAGTTCAGGTCTATGAAGAAACATCCGGCCTTAAGATGAATGAAAAAATAATCGGCACAGGTAAGCCGCTATCGCTGAAGCTGGGTCCGGGAATCATAGGCAATATTTTTGACGGAATTGAACGGCCTCTTTCTGAAATATACAATTCAGGTTTTAAATTTATTCCTGAGGGAATCGGCCTTATATCTATAGATGAAAAGAAGCTTTGGCATGTTGATATTTTAGTCAAAAAGGACGATATATTAAAACAGGATGATGTATTTGCGAAGGTTCAGGAAACATCTATCGTAACTCATAAAATCATGGTCCCGCCCGGCATAGAGGGCAAAGTGGTAAGTGTTGTAGAAAGCGGAGATTATAATATTTGCGATACTTTAGCTGTGCTAGAGGATTCGGCCGGTCGGAGACATGAACTAAAAATGTACCAAGAATGGCCGGTAAGAACTCCCAGGCCTGTTAGCAGGCGTATGCCAATTGAAAAACTACTTGTAACAGGTCAAAGAGTAATTGATGTATTTTTCCCAATAGCCAAAGGCGGCACTGCGGCTATTCCCGGTGGGTTTGGAACAGGGAAAACCATAACACAGCATCAACTGGCAAAGTGGAGCGATGCCGACATTATAGTGTATGTAGGCTGTGGTGAGCGAGGAAATGAAATGACCGAAGTTTTAGAGGATTTTCCAAAGCTAAAAGATCCCAGAACCGGAAATCCGTTAATGGATCGGACCGTCCTTATAGCAAATACCTCCAACATGCCTGTGGCAGCGCGAGAAGCATCTATATACACAGGGATTACCATAGCTGAATATTTTAGAGATATGGGTTACAGTGTGGCTATAATGGCAGATTCAACTTCAAGATGGGCTGAAGCGCTGAGGGAAATAGCTGGCAGACTTGAAGAAATGCCGGCTGAAGAAGGCTATCCTGCATATTTGGCTTCGCGCTTGGCGGCCTTTTACGAAAGAGCAGGATATGTCGAAAACCTAAACGGCACAGAGGGGTCAGTTACTATAATTGGTGCGGTTTCTCCGGCAGGCGGAGATTTTTCTGAACCGGTTACTCAATCCACAAAAAGAATAGTAGGAGCCTTTTTGGCTTTGGATAAGGAACTTGCCCATGCCAGGCATTTCCCGTCAATAAACTGGATTTCATCTTATAGTGGCTATGTTTCAATGCTTGAGGAATGGTTTAAGGAGCATGTGGCTCCTGATATTTTAGAGCTGAGGGCCAAAATGATGAAAATACTTCAAGAAGAAAATAAGCTTATGGACATAGTAAAATTAGTAGGTGAAGATGTATTGCCGGATGAGCAGCGTATAATTCTTGAGATAGCCAAGATTATAAAAGCGGGGTATTTACAGCAAAATGCATACCATGCCCAGGATGCATACGCCCCGCTTGTAAGGCAATATAAAATGCTCAAGGTAATTGATAAGCTGTATGAACGTGCGTCATCTTGTATTAAGAAGGGCATACCGATATCTAAAGTAAAAGACGAAACCTTATTTTCCGACATTATAATGATGAAATATAATGTTTCCGATGATAAACCGAAAGTTTTTGAAAACCTAAACAGTAAAATAGACAGCTATTACGATAGCTTGGAGAGCATGTACAAAGAAGGTGATACTGATGAAAGTCAGATACCGAAAATTAGATAA
- a CDS encoding V-type ATP synthase subunit D: MQENIAPTKANLMASKAALDFSQKGYELLDKKRNVLIREMMGFMDRAEKLQQIIGETFKEAYEALIMANVTLGITEVYEVAKSIPTADETTMLTRSVMGVEIPMIKYEKQDIQHYYSFYHTNTALDVALQKFHEVKYLIYELAEVENSVYKLAVEIKKTQKRANALQNIQIPKYEFLVKMISDVLEEKDREDFFRLKLLKKKKV; the protein is encoded by the coding sequence ATGCAGGAAAATATCGCACCTACTAAGGCAAATCTAATGGCTTCAAAGGCAGCACTGGACTTTTCCCAAAAAGGCTACGAGCTGCTGGATAAGAAAAGAAATGTGCTCATTCGGGAAATGATGGGCTTTATGGACAGGGCAGAGAAACTCCAGCAGATTATAGGCGAGACATTCAAAGAAGCCTATGAGGCCCTAATTATGGCAAATGTCACCCTCGGAATAACTGAAGTCTATGAAGTGGCAAAGTCTATACCGACAGCAGATGAAACAACTATGCTAACCCGCAGCGTAATGGGTGTAGAAATTCCTATGATAAAATATGAAAAACAAGATATTCAGCATTATTATAGTTTTTATCATACAAATACTGCCCTAGATGTAGCCTTACAGAAATTTCACGAAGTAAAGTATCTGATATATGAATTGGCGGAAGTAGAAAATTCGGTATATAAACTTGCGGTAGAAATCAAAAAAACACAAAAAAGAGCCAATGCCCTGCAAAATATTCAGATTCCCAAATATGAATTCCTCGTAAAAATGATATCGGACGTATTGGAAGAAAAGGATAGAGAAGACTTTTTCCGCTTAAAATTATTAAAGAAGAAAAAGGTTTGA
- a CDS encoding fumarate hydratase, whose product MARVLNTSVIIPVIEELVKKACYELDDNFIGALEEALKHEESPIGKKTISLLLENAKYAKEQQIAVCQDTGTTVVFLEIGEEVSWTGDSLTNAVNQGVREGYINGYLRKSIVKDPLVRINTEDNTPAVIHVDIVPGDKVKITVMPKGGGSENMGSFTTLIPSEGAEGVKNFVLKSVIEAGGRPCPPLIVGVGVGGTMDQCAILAKKALLRPIGERHKEEHYAALEVEILNEINKLGIGPLGTGGRITALDVHINYFPCHITALPVAVNFQCHASRHASITI is encoded by the coding sequence ATGGCTAGAGTATTAAATACTAGTGTAATAATACCAGTAATTGAAGAACTGGTAAAGAAAGCTTGTTACGAATTAGACGATAATTTTATTGGGGCGTTAGAGGAAGCACTTAAACATGAGGAATCTCCAATAGGGAAGAAAACCATTTCCTTGTTATTAGAAAATGCAAAATATGCAAAAGAACAACAAATTGCTGTATGTCAAGATACGGGAACTACTGTTGTATTTCTTGAAATTGGAGAAGAAGTTTCATGGACTGGTGATAGTTTAACTAATGCTGTTAATCAGGGAGTTAGAGAAGGTTACATAAATGGATACCTGAGGAAATCCATTGTTAAGGACCCATTAGTTAGAATTAATACTGAAGATAATACACCCGCAGTAATACATGTAGATATAGTTCCAGGTGATAAAGTAAAAATAACTGTTATGCCTAAAGGTGGAGGCAGCGAGAATATGGGGAGTTTTACCACCCTTATACCATCTGAAGGAGCTGAAGGTGTTAAAAACTTTGTATTAAAATCTGTAATTGAAGCAGGAGGTAGACCCTGCCCTCCATTAATAGTTGGGGTAGGAGTAGGGGGCACAATGGATCAATGTGCAATTCTTGCTAAAAAGGCATTACTGAGACCAATTGGGGAACGTCATAAAGAAGAACATTATGCTGCTCTTGAAGTAGAAATACTAAATGAAATTAACAAATTGGGAATTGGTCCATTAGGCACTGGTGGAAGGATTACTGCATTAGATGTTCATATAAATTATTTCCCTTGTCATATCACTGCATTACCTGTTGCTGTAAATTTTCAATGTCATGCTTCAAGGCATGCTTCGATTACTATATAG
- a CDS encoding V-type ATP synthase subunit B: MKVRYRKLDKAEGPLIVMSNVKDAVYDEIVEVEMPDHEHRIGKVVQIDKDKVIIQVFQGISGISLSDVSVEFSGKPMEIPLSREILGRRFNGIAQPADGAGEIYSDKYYNINGRPMNPVARLYPRNYIQTGISAIDGLMTLIRGQKLPIFSGDGLPHNQLAAQIVRQAKISDEESGNFAVVFVAMGIKHDEANFFTKVFEEAGVMDRVVMFINLADDPVVERIITPRCALTAAEYLAFDCNMHVLVIMTDMTSYCEALREISSAREEVPSRKGYPGYLYSDLASLYERAGMLKSVKGSITQIPILTMPNDDITHPVPDLTGYITEGQIVLSRSLYQMGIYPPINVLPSLSRLMKDGIGAEYTREDHPDVSNQVFSAYSNVQEIRALAQVIGEDELSDTDAKYMEFGRKFEELFAKQGFEENRDINHTLDLMWKLLKILPEQELNRIDPSLIQKYLRK, translated from the coding sequence ATGAAAGTCAGATACCGAAAATTAGATAAGGCTGAAGGCCCTCTTATAGTCATGAGCAATGTCAAGGATGCGGTTTATGATGAAATAGTCGAAGTAGAGATGCCTGATCACGAGCACAGAATAGGTAAGGTCGTTCAAATCGACAAGGACAAAGTCATAATACAGGTGTTTCAAGGCATATCCGGTATTTCCTTAAGTGATGTAAGCGTGGAATTTAGCGGCAAACCTATGGAAATACCATTATCAAGAGAAATCTTAGGCAGGAGATTTAACGGTATAGCACAGCCTGCCGATGGCGCAGGAGAGATTTATTCGGATAAATATTACAATATAAATGGCAGACCAATGAACCCTGTAGCACGGCTTTACCCCAGAAACTATATACAGACAGGCATATCGGCAATTGACGGACTTATGACACTGATAAGGGGACAGAAACTTCCTATTTTTTCGGGAGACGGCCTGCCGCACAATCAGTTAGCAGCTCAGATAGTAAGACAAGCTAAAATCAGTGATGAAGAATCCGGCAACTTTGCAGTAGTTTTTGTGGCTATGGGCATAAAACATGATGAAGCTAACTTCTTTACTAAGGTTTTTGAAGAAGCTGGAGTTATGGACAGAGTCGTGATGTTCATAAATCTGGCGGATGATCCGGTGGTAGAAAGAATTATCACCCCTAGGTGTGCGCTTACTGCTGCAGAGTATCTGGCCTTTGATTGTAATATGCATGTGCTTGTCATAATGACTGATATGACAAGCTACTGTGAGGCTCTAAGGGAAATATCCTCTGCACGGGAAGAAGTGCCTTCCAGGAAGGGTTATCCCGGATACCTTTATTCAGATTTGGCAAGCCTTTATGAGAGGGCAGGCATGCTAAAGAGCGTAAAAGGAAGCATAACTCAAATACCCATACTTACAATGCCTAATGATGATATCACACATCCGGTGCCGGACCTTACCGGCTATATTACCGAAGGGCAGATAGTTTTAAGCAGGTCCTTATATCAAATGGGTATATATCCGCCAATTAATGTGCTTCCCTCACTTTCACGGCTTATGAAGGACGGCATAGGAGCAGAATACACCCGTGAGGACCACCCCGATGTGTCCAATCAGGTTTTTTCCGCATATTCCAATGTTCAGGAAATAAGGGCTTTGGCACAGGTTATAGGAGAGGACGAACTTTCGGATACCGACGCAAAGTATATGGAATTTGGGCGCAAATTTGAGGAGCTTTTTGCAAAACAAGGCTTCGAAGAAAATAGAGATATTAACCATACATTAGACCTTATGTGGAAGCTGCTGAAGATTTTACCAGAGCAAGAACTTAACAGAATAGACCCATCACTAATACAAAAATACCTTAGGAAGTGA
- a CDS encoding restriction endonuclease subunit S has protein sequence MASEQAIPIINKSTFETIEIFLPPLEEQKAVAEVLPDIDELITSIEKLIDKKQKIKQGTMQLLLTGKKRLPGFTGEWEVKRLQD, from the coding sequence ATGGCATCAGAGCAAGCTATCCCCATTATTAATAAATCAACATTTGAGACAATAGAAATCTTCCTCCCACCCCTTGAAGAACAAAAAGCCGTTGCCGAGGTTTTGCCCGATATAGATGAATTAATAACATCAATAGAGAAATTAATAGATAAAAAACAGAAAATAAAGCAGGGCACAATGCAGCTTTTGCTAACAGGCAAAAAACGATTACCAGGATTTACCGGGGAGTGGGAAGTAAAGAGGCTGCAGGATTAA
- a CDS encoding dicarboxylate/amino acid:cation symporter, producing the protein MSKYWKNLNLFTKIMIGFILGIVAGAILGPKASKLEFLGTILVRLLTMVVAPLVLSLLICAAADVGDYKSLGKIGIKTVIIFLVSTVASIILGLVLANMFNVGLGMNTNLTTDAKTVEIPSTLDTLINIIPKNPFQALTEMNLLQIIFFALFVGFAITKIGEKGDAVYKFFSSLKDVMTTITDIVLKFTPYGVFGLMAKVVGTNGLGILIPYTKTIIAMYLGSIICMFLIQGVIMVGMLGKTNVFEYFKAMKEAAMFAFATCSSVATIPLTLDGAKKLGINEKVSNFVIPLGAVVNMNGTAIYSAIAVVFTAQVYGIELTFMQQLMVLFAGTLAAIGTAGVPGSGLVMLTIVLSAVNLPLEGIGLLAGIDRILNMARVVPNIMGDAAAAVIVSNSKDLLNEENISKIATE; encoded by the coding sequence GTGTCCAAATATTGGAAAAACCTAAATTTATTTACAAAAATTATGATAGGCTTCATTTTAGGTATAGTTGCAGGAGCAATATTAGGTCCTAAAGCTAGCAAACTTGAATTTTTAGGGACTATTCTAGTTAGATTACTAACTATGGTTGTTGCTCCATTGGTATTAAGTTTACTTATTTGTGCTGCAGCAGACGTAGGTGATTATAAATCACTAGGGAAAATTGGTATTAAAACAGTAATTATATTTTTAGTTAGTACTGTAGCTTCAATAATATTAGGATTAGTATTAGCAAATATGTTTAATGTAGGATTGGGTATGAATACAAATTTAACAACTGATGCAAAAACTGTAGAAATACCATCAACATTAGATACACTTATTAATATCATACCTAAGAATCCATTCCAAGCCTTAACAGAAATGAATTTACTTCAAATTATTTTCTTTGCTTTATTTGTTGGTTTTGCTATCACAAAAATAGGAGAAAAGGGAGACGCTGTATATAAATTTTTTAGTAGCCTAAAGGATGTTATGACTACAATCACAGATATAGTACTAAAATTTACTCCTTATGGAGTCTTTGGATTAATGGCAAAAGTTGTAGGAACTAATGGATTGGGAATTTTAATCCCATATACAAAAACTATAATAGCAATGTACTTAGGTTCTATAATATGTATGTTTTTAATACAGGGCGTTATTATGGTAGGTATGTTAGGTAAAACAAATGTCTTTGAATACTTTAAGGCAATGAAAGAGGCAGCTATGTTTGCATTTGCAACCTGTAGCAGTGTTGCAACGATTCCTCTAACTCTTGATGGAGCAAAAAAATTAGGAATAAATGAAAAAGTTTCAAATTTTGTTATCCCTCTTGGTGCTGTTGTTAATATGAATGGGACAGCAATATATTCTGCTATAGCAGTAGTATTTACAGCACAGGTTTATGGTATTGAATTGACTTTTATGCAGCAATTAATGGTTCTTTTTGCCGGAACACTTGCAGCTATTGGAACTGCGGGAGTTCCTGGGTCTGGTTTAGTAATGTTAACAATTGTTTTAAGTGCAGTTAACCTTCCTTTAGAAGGCATTGGTTTATTAGCAGGAATAGATAGAATACTAAATATGGCAAGAGTTGTTCCCAATATAATGGGTGATGCTGCTGCAGCTGTAATTGTATCAAATTCAAAAGATTTACTTAATGAGGAAAACATTTCTAAAATAGCAACAGAATAA
- a CDS encoding V-type ATP synthase subunit E, giving the protein MPTTIEDKISLFTKVLIERIESDYTEKQKKLMSYYESRKLGIIKDYEEKTKAAIDDATKNAEIKKQQMISKAKSDMHLAVLKQRREFTERIMDEVRKEAEAFGKTPEYVEFLRQAIKKVSSQFTDNDFVSYSFSRNDIEKHRDIILNTIKLFRDEGNFKIEEANNIIGGVFARDGDGGVEVDLTVNSIIEESRKLIGEILSSKFNERW; this is encoded by the coding sequence ATGCCCACTACAATTGAAGATAAGATATCCCTTTTTACAAAGGTATTGATAGAAAGAATAGAGTCAGACTACACAGAAAAACAAAAAAAACTTATGAGTTATTATGAATCTCGGAAATTAGGGATTATCAAAGATTATGAAGAAAAAACAAAGGCGGCTATAGATGATGCAACTAAAAATGCCGAGATTAAAAAACAACAGATGATTTCAAAAGCCAAGTCTGATATGCACCTTGCAGTGTTAAAGCAGAGACGTGAATTTACTGAAAGAATTATGGATGAGGTAAGAAAAGAAGCCGAGGCCTTCGGCAAAACACCTGAATATGTTGAGTTTTTGCGGCAGGCTATTAAGAAAGTCAGCTCCCAATTTACTGATAATGACTTTGTAAGTTACAGTTTCAGTAGAAATGATATTGAAAAACATAGAGATATTATTTTAAACACAATAAAATTATTTCGAGATGAGGGCAACTTCAAAATCGAAGAAGCAAACAACATAATCGGCGGCGTCTTTGCCAGAGATGGCGATGGCGGTGTGGAAGTGGATTTAACAGTGAATTCTATCATAGAAGAAAGTCGCAAATTGATAGGAGAAATCCTGTCTTCGAAGTTTAATGAGAGGTGGTAA
- a CDS encoding sigma 54-interacting transcriptional regulator — MIDIILISPNLQIAESAIEAKKIYGLDLTIKCGLMEEAVGIAREIINSDNKIKIFISRGGTALKLSEIEGINLVEIKITVEDIFDALSKAKKIGNRILLIGFKNHIQGFHNLSNLVDLDIKQEIIYNEDDAYEKILKARLEGYEVVVGGEVQCGIAKMLGIPYVLLETSPSSFYIAYQEALRIRNVIINQKRKLEEFRVILDNTDDAYIAFDMNSNVTLINEACCEFLNVNQDIIGINIDKIKIKGFEFKNILDQISKDTYELFEINGKTVLASKQDLKLNYDDIGYMIIFKDIVNIRAEESKVRLKQNNRWLSAKYNFDKIIGKSKALQETKKIAKLYAKHESPILIFGESGTGKEMFAQSIHQNSKLKNGPFVAINCASLSTSILESELFGYVEGAFTGAKKTGKPGVFEMAQDGTLFLDEISEIPLDVQGKLLRVIQEKQIMRLGDDKIMPVNARIIAATNKNLIEEINNGRFRKDLYFRINVLRLNIPPLRNRKEDIEDLVKFFITKYGYNSVLISQNALDLMENYDWPGNVRELDNLVERLCVISNDNKISDSDILNYFSEVRNLEGIKELSNFNNNLTKDKIIETINFFNGNKSKAAEYLGVHRSTIWRYLNK, encoded by the coding sequence ATGATAGATATTATTTTAATATCCCCGAATTTACAAATTGCTGAAAGTGCTATTGAGGCTAAAAAAATATATGGCTTAGATCTTACAATTAAATGTGGTTTAATGGAAGAAGCTGTAGGTATAGCAAGAGAAATTATTAATTCCGATAATAAAATAAAAATTTTTATATCAAGGGGTGGCACAGCTTTAAAGTTATCAGAAATAGAAGGGATTAACTTAGTTGAAATTAAAATAACGGTAGAAGATATATTTGATGCTTTATCAAAAGCAAAAAAGATAGGTAATAGAATATTGTTAATTGGATTTAAAAATCATATCCAAGGGTTTCATAACCTCTCAAACCTTGTTGATTTAGATATAAAGCAGGAAATTATATATAATGAAGATGATGCATATGAAAAAATTTTAAAGGCTAGACTTGAAGGCTACGAAGTTGTGGTAGGAGGAGAAGTACAATGTGGTATAGCAAAAATGTTAGGAATTCCTTACGTTTTATTAGAAACAAGCCCATCGTCCTTCTATATTGCTTATCAGGAAGCCCTAAGGATACGAAATGTAATAATTAATCAAAAGAGGAAATTGGAAGAATTCAGGGTAATATTAGATAATACTGATGATGCATATATTGCATTTGATATGAATTCTAATGTTACATTAATAAATGAAGCTTGCTGTGAATTTCTTAATGTTAATCAAGATATTATTGGTATAAATATAGATAAAATAAAAATAAAGGGATTTGAATTTAAAAATATTTTAGATCAAATATCAAAGGATACATATGAACTTTTTGAAATAAATGGAAAGACTGTTTTAGCATCTAAGCAAGACTTAAAGCTTAACTATGATGATATTGGTTATATGATTATATTTAAAGATATTGTAAACATTAGAGCTGAAGAATCAAAGGTAAGACTCAAACAAAATAATAGATGGCTATCAGCAAAATATAATTTTGATAAAATTATTGGGAAAAGCAAAGCTCTTCAAGAAACAAAAAAGATTGCAAAATTATATGCTAAACATGAATCGCCGATATTAATATTTGGCGAATCTGGGACTGGAAAAGAAATGTTCGCACAGTCCATACATCAAAATAGTAAATTAAAAAATGGACCATTTGTTGCTATAAATTGCGCATCTCTTAGTACAAGCATTTTGGAAAGTGAACTATTTGGTTATGTAGAGGGTGCTTTTACTGGTGCCAAAAAAACAGGGAAACCAGGTGTATTTGAAATGGCGCAAGATGGTACTCTGTTTCTTGACGAAATTTCCGAAATACCTTTGGATGTTCAAGGTAAACTATTGAGAGTTATACAAGAAAAACAAATAATGAGACTTGGTGACGATAAGATAATGCCTGTAAACGCAAGGATAATTGCTGCTACGAACAAAAACCTAATCGAAGAAATAAATAATGGTAGATTTCGTAAGGATTTATATTTTAGAATTAATGTTTTAAGACTTAATATACCTCCTCTTAGAAATAGAAAAGAAGACATTGAAGATTTGGTAAAATTTTTTATTACAAAATATGGCTATAATAGTGTATTAATATCACAAAACGCATTAGATTTAATGGAAAATTATGATTGGCCTGGAAATGTTAGGGAACTAGATAATCTTGTTGAAAGACTATGTGTAATTTCAAATGACAATAAAATATCTGATAGTGATATATTAAATTATTTTAGTGAGGTAAGAAATTTAGAAGGAATAAAAGAATTAAGTAATTTTAATAATAACTTAACAAAAGATAAAATTATAGAAACAATTAACTTCTTTAATGGTAATAAGAGCAAAGCTGCAGAATATTTAGGTGTTCACAGATCTACAATTTGGAGGTATTTGAATAAATAA
- a CDS encoding V-type ATP synthase subunit F — translation MKCFLISDNSTTLAGMRLAGIEGVVVHEREEVLNELKKLKRSRDIGIVIITEILAEKVQHELDFMKRSNSPPIIIEIPDRHGFRRPADFLTKHIRESIGVKI, via the coding sequence ATGAAATGTTTTTTGATAAGTGATAACAGCACGACTCTAGCGGGTATGAGATTGGCCGGTATAGAGGGTGTTGTTGTGCATGAAAGGGAAGAAGTGCTAAATGAGCTAAAGAAATTAAAAAGAAGCCGGGATATTGGTATAGTAATTATCACGGAGATTTTGGCAGAAAAAGTACAGCATGAATTAGATTTCATGAAACGCTCAAACAGTCCTCCAATTATAATTGAAATTCCCGACAGACATGGCTTTAGACGGCCCGCCGACTTTTTGACAAAGCATATAAGGGAATCCATAGGAGTTAAGATTTGA
- a CDS encoding PF20097 family protein, whose product MTTQTCPYCGNPLEEGTLRSRGGNFYLPAGESVPILYSKQAMNKKGAIRLAPNFLSLAPQWPHAYVCRNCKIIIILYED is encoded by the coding sequence ATGACGACACAAACATGCCCATATTGCGGAAATCCTTTAGAAGAGGGAACGCTTCGAAGCAGAGGTGGTAATTTTTACTTACCCGCAGGCGAAAGTGTTCCAATACTATATTCTAAACAGGCAATGAACAAAAAAGGAGCAATACGTCTTGCACCAAATTTCTTGTCTTTAGCCCCACAGTGGCCGCATGCATATGTATGCCGTAATTGCAAAATAATAATAATACTATACGAAGATTAG